One genomic segment of Chloroflexota bacterium includes these proteins:
- a CDS encoding dihydroorotate dehydrogenase, giving the protein MTACCASNRKRFRDVLAIRNPVILGSGPPGHSAKGLVRYGQYAGAVVSKSITFLPRKGNPHPRVVSLGNFGLINWENLPNPGYKRFADELRAAKAQCKCPVIASLGPSHNIDELRTMALSFEEAGADALELNFKWGFDPNTGQTRYNMQAGKEGFESTSIFEIIVTLKKAVSIPIIAKLAALAGDLVNNAKAAESAGADAITAINTIFPAMKIDITRQKPALSTCFGGLSGKSILPLSVATVYRIYEAVNIPIIGCGGVTSGEDALEMIMAGADAVQICTAAMVEGPSVFRRINDEINTLVKGIGFGSVNECRGVAHL; this is encoded by the coding sequence GTGACCGCGTGTTGTGCATCTAATCGAAAGCGATTTCGCGACGTCTTGGCTATTCGTAACCCGGTTATACTTGGCTCTGGGCCTCCTGGTCACAGTGCCAAAGGTCTTGTTCGATATGGCCAGTATGCCGGAGCTGTGGTAAGCAAATCAATCACTTTCCTGCCACGGAAGGGCAATCCCCATCCCCGTGTTGTCAGTCTAGGGAATTTTGGGCTAATCAATTGGGAGAACCTTCCGAACCCGGGCTACAAGCGATTTGCCGATGAATTGCGCGCTGCTAAGGCCCAGTGCAAGTGTCCAGTTATTGCTTCATTGGGCCCTTCTCACAATATAGACGAACTCAGGACGATGGCTTTGAGCTTCGAAGAGGCGGGCGCTGATGCATTAGAGTTGAACTTTAAATGGGGCTTCGACCCGAATACCGGTCAAACTCGGTATAACATGCAGGCTGGCAAAGAGGGCTTTGAGAGCACCTCCATTTTTGAGATCATTGTAACGCTGAAGAAAGCAGTGTCTATACCCATCATTGCCAAACTCGCGGCCTTGGCTGGCGATCTCGTGAATAACGCCAAGGCGGCAGAATCGGCAGGTGCTGATGCGATTACCGCTATCAATACCATTTTCCCGGCGATGAAAATAGATATCACGCGGCAAAAACCAGCTCTCTCCACCTGTTTCGGTGGCTTATCTGGTAAGTCAATACTACCCTTATCCGTGGCTACAGTGTATAGGATCTACGAAGCAGTGAATATACCGATCATTGGCTGCGGCGGTGTGACTTCTGGAGAGGATGCCCTAGAGATGATTATGGCCGGGGCGGATGCCGTTCAAATTTGCACTGCCGCGATGGTGGAGGGCCCCTCTGTTTTCCGGCGCATCAACGATGAAATAAATACGTTAGTGAAGGGGATAGGGTTCGGTTCCGTGAATGAGTGCCGCGGGGTGGCACATCTCTAA
- the arcC gene encoding carbamate kinase: protein MRLLIALGGNAIKQAHEQGTAEEQFRNCGVTTRFIAEIVGRMEEDDRLIITHGNGPQAGNLLVQQEMSKGVVPPQTMDIVGAMTQGQIGYMLQQTLMNYLKDKGLDVPVCAVVNQVLVSGDDQEFIGEAASKPVGNFFTEEEAKRLKQEHPEYIIKKVKPNGERVWRRTVPSPDPIANVESEAIKRMVDAGIVVIASGGGGIPVVLDERGHYQGVEAVIDKDLAGERLAEVVNADVFLILTDVEKVKLNFGKPDEREIDRMTISEAKRYLAEGHFLAGSMGPKVKACIRFLEWGGETAIITSLDKAIDALEGRTGTRIVRDRVKN from the coding sequence ATGAGGTTACTGATAGCTTTGGGCGGTAACGCGATAAAGCAAGCTCACGAGCAAGGCACCGCGGAGGAACAATTCAGGAACTGCGGGGTAACCACCAGATTCATTGCTGAGATTGTCGGCAGAATGGAAGAGGATGACCGGCTGATCATAACCCATGGCAATGGTCCGCAAGCAGGCAACCTTTTGGTGCAGCAAGAGATGAGCAAGGGTGTCGTACCCCCTCAGACGATGGACATCGTTGGAGCGATGACCCAAGGGCAGATAGGTTATATGCTTCAGCAGACGCTGATGAATTACCTGAAAGATAAAGGTTTGGATGTGCCTGTGTGCGCGGTAGTGAATCAAGTGTTGGTGAGTGGGGATGACCAGGAGTTCATTGGCGAAGCGGCTTCGAAGCCTGTGGGGAACTTTTTCACCGAGGAGGAAGCCAAGAGACTTAAGCAAGAGCATCCGGAGTACATCATAAAGAAAGTCAAACCGAATGGGGAGAGAGTTTGGAGGAGGACAGTACCATCTCCCGATCCAATAGCCAACGTGGAGAGCGAAGCGATCAAGCGGATGGTGGATGCAGGCATCGTTGTCATTGCATCCGGGGGTGGGGGGATACCAGTGGTGTTAGATGAGAGAGGTCACTATCAGGGTGTGGAGGCGGTGATAGATAAAGACCTGGCCGGAGAGCGATTAGCGGAGGTGGTCAATGCGGACGTCTTCCTGATTTTGACCGATGTGGAGAAGGTGAAGTTGAACTTTGGCAAGCCTGATGAGAGGGAGATAGACCGGATGACGATATCGGAGGCCAAGAGATATCTGGCAGAGGGGCATTTTCTTGCCGGGAGCATGGGGCCCAAGGTCAAGGCGTGTATAAGGTTCTTAGAGTGGGGTGGGGAGACGGCGATCATAACCTCATTGGATAAGGCAATCGATGCTTTGGAGGGCAGGACTGGTACCAGGATTGTGCGAGATCGCGTTAAGAATTGA
- a CDS encoding Rrf2 family transcriptional regulator, which yields MVKITRGIDYGILGILYLATQPFEKVTLLHEIAKSQDIPESYLAKIFQDLAKGGLVHSHRGVKGGFSLARPACEITLRQVIEALQGPISLSRCLNIQEGCPRVETCAVARVLKTAQTQLLETLDGTTFSMLASESLALHKAREARAAQGSQS from the coding sequence ATTGTGAAAATAACCCGGGGGATAGACTACGGCATACTTGGCATCTTGTATCTGGCTACGCAGCCGTTTGAGAAGGTAACTTTGCTCCATGAAATCGCCAAAAGCCAGGATATACCAGAAAGTTACTTGGCCAAGATCTTTCAGGATCTAGCCAAAGGGGGTCTGGTTCACTCACATCGGGGTGTGAAAGGAGGATTCTCTTTGGCGCGGCCCGCTTGTGAGATCACACTGCGCCAGGTCATCGAAGCGTTGCAGGGCCCGATTTCACTGAGCCGGTGTCTGAACATTCAGGAGGGATGCCCGCGCGTGGAAACCTGCGCCGTCGCGCGAGTACTGAAAACAGCCCAAACACAGTTGTTGGAAACACTGGATGGGACTACATTCAGTATGCTGGCAAGCGAATCCCTCGCCTTGCACAAAGCCAGAGAGGCTCGGGCTGCACAGGGTAGCCAGTCGTGA
- a CDS encoding response regulator yields MDAIDRQIIALLQTDGRMSNVDIARTIGVAEATVRKRIDRLLSEGLVRVVAMPAVDRLGLEVETVIMLKVDLGQVARIGEQLAAMKEVRSVKYTTGEYDIILEAVFPSDEDLLRFLTSRLARIQGIRATATSHVLKNVKQSSDWILPREGPPLILIVDDDPDFVEASRIVLETAGYQVISATSGEQGLRAMRQARPDLVILDVMMSGILDGLDASMRMKTERDLRRTPVLMISSITTSDYAAMFPTDEYVPVENFLSKPVSPNQLLAEVKRLLE; encoded by the coding sequence ATGGATGCGATAGACCGCCAAATCATCGCCTTGCTGCAAACGGACGGACGTATGTCCAACGTGGACATCGCGCGCACCATTGGCGTCGCAGAGGCTACCGTGCGCAAGCGGATTGACCGCTTGCTGAGCGAGGGCCTAGTGCGTGTTGTGGCCATGCCAGCCGTAGATAGATTGGGCTTGGAAGTCGAAACAGTCATCATGCTCAAAGTCGATCTTGGACAAGTTGCCCGCATTGGCGAACAATTGGCAGCCATGAAAGAGGTGCGGTCCGTCAAATATACCACTGGCGAATACGACATTATCCTAGAGGCAGTTTTCCCTTCCGATGAGGATTTGCTCCGATTTTTGACCAGCCGCCTTGCCAGAATACAAGGCATCCGAGCCACTGCTACCTCTCACGTCTTGAAGAATGTCAAACAATCTAGCGACTGGATACTGCCGCGGGAAGGCCCTCCCCTCATCCTGATTGTGGATGATGACCCGGATTTCGTCGAGGCCAGCCGGATCGTGTTAGAGACCGCCGGTTATCAAGTCATCTCGGCGACCAGTGGAGAACAAGGGTTGCGTGCAATGCGCCAGGCACGGCCAGATCTTGTGATCCTCGACGTGATGATGAGCGGTATTTTGGATGGGCTTGACGCCAGCATGCGGATGAAAACAGAACGTGACCTTAGAAGAACGCCAGTATTGATGATCTCTTCTATTACCACTTCTGATTACGCTGCGATGTTCCCCACTGATGAATACGTTCCGGTCGAGAACTTTCTCTCTAAGCCAGTGAGCCCCAACCAGTTGTTGGCAGAGGTCAAGCGGCTATTGGAATAG
- a CDS encoding response regulator, which yields MAKILVVDDDPDFVEITRTILEANGYEVSTAANGDQALNSMRKDVPDLVLLDVMMSTLLDGLNLSHVMSGDPVLKQVPIIMVSSITDSPHAGMFPTDEYIPIDAWISKPVQPDDLLKKVAQYIKK from the coding sequence ATGGCCAAAATCTTAGTGGTTGACGACGATCCAGATTTCGTGGAAATCACGAGAACGATTCTAGAGGCGAACGGCTATGAGGTGAGTACGGCGGCCAACGGCGATCAGGCACTCAACTCGATGCGCAAAGATGTCCCAGATCTGGTGCTGCTGGACGTGATGATGTCCACCCTACTGGATGGGCTTAATTTGAGCCACGTCATGAGCGGAGATCCTGTGCTCAAACAAGTGCCGATCATTATGGTCTCTTCTATCACCGATAGCCCACATGCAGGCATGTTCCCTACAGATGAGTACATACCCATTGATGCTTGGATCTCCAAACCCGTCCAACCCGATGATCTTCTGAAGAAAGTTGCGCAGTACATCAAGAAGTAG
- a CDS encoding response regulator has translation MPPVGKILVVDDDPDFVEYTRIVLESQGYQVQTAATAELALQMMREDKPDVVLLDVMISYVLDGLNVTRRMRDDPNLRDVPVIMISAIVSREEAGLFPTDEYLSVDAFLTKPIDPADLLKQVDRLIQRRNNGGTKKEG, from the coding sequence ATGCCCCCTGTAGGTAAAATCCTAGTGGTGGACGACGACCCAGACTTTGTGGAGTACACGCGCATTGTGCTCGAGTCCCAAGGGTATCAGGTGCAAACTGCTGCCACGGCTGAACTGGCTCTTCAGATGATGCGCGAAGACAAGCCAGACGTCGTGCTCCTCGATGTGATGATTTCCTATGTGTTGGACGGCTTGAATGTCACGCGGCGAATGCGTGATGACCCAAATCTCAGAGATGTGCCTGTGATCATGATCTCGGCGATCGTGAGCAGAGAGGAGGCAGGGCTATTTCCGACAGATGAGTATCTATCTGTGGATGCATTCCTGACCAAACCCATTGACCCAGCTGATCTGCTGAAGCAAGTGGACAGGCTAATCCAACGCCGCAACAACGGCGGGACAAAAAAGGAGGGATGA
- a CDS encoding NAD(P)H-dependent oxidoreductase subunit E, translating to MMEPEVRVADPARRSMLLTALYIAQEQYGYLTRDAIERVANRLGLPLTEVYSMASFYTLYRTQPTGRYVLQVCEGLSCHLVGGAERLVDYLRKKLGIEVGETTKDGLFTLQTVQCLASCGTSPAMRVNDALYENMTAEKVDELIETLRGYHV from the coding sequence ATGATGGAACCAGAAGTTAGGGTGGCCGATCCGGCCAGACGTTCTATGCTGTTGACTGCTCTTTACATAGCCCAAGAACAATATGGCTACTTGACCAGAGATGCCATCGAACGTGTAGCCAACCGGTTGGGGCTTCCTTTGACCGAAGTGTATTCGATGGCCAGTTTCTACACCTTGTACCGCACCCAACCCACGGGACGCTACGTACTGCAGGTCTGCGAAGGACTCTCGTGCCACTTGGTGGGTGGCGCGGAACGACTGGTTGATTACCTGCGCAAGAAACTCGGCATCGAAGTTGGTGAGACAACCAAAGATGGTCTATTCACGCTGCAGACTGTGCAATGCCTGGCCTCCTGCGGTACGTCTCCGGCCATGCGCGTGAACGACGCGCTCTACGAAAACATGACTGCAGAGAAAGTGGATGAATTAATCGAGACGCTAAGGGGGTACCATGTTTGA
- the nuoF gene encoding NADH-quinone oxidoreductase subunit NuoF, giving the protein MFEKVLTRNFGLPRSETIDVYIANGGYQALPKVLREYTPEQVIEIVTASGLRGRGGAGFPAGRKWSFMPKDPDIEKYVCVNTDEGEPGTFKDRELVEKDPHQIIEGVIIASYAVGAHRAFVYIRGEFFLGVKRWIKAIDDAYAKGFLGKNILGSGFSLDLSVHRGAGAYICGEETALIESLEGKRGEPRKKPPYPASVGLWGKPTLVHNVETLANVPHIINRGAKWYTSMGTPKSTGPKIFCVSGHVRNRGIFELPLGVPLREIIYEHAGGMAFDKKLKAIIPGGASTPMLTPDQIDITMDFESLEAAGSMLGTGAIIVMNEDTCMVDVARRLMHFFAHESCGRCTPCRVGTHHMLSILERLEHGEGKPEDMESLEEIARGMRGLTFCPMGDAAANPILSGLKLFRDEYEYHVKQKRCAVAA; this is encoded by the coding sequence ATGTTTGAGAAAGTTTTGACGCGTAATTTTGGCTTGCCCCGGTCGGAAACCATTGATGTCTACATAGCCAATGGCGGCTACCAGGCTCTCCCCAAGGTGCTGCGCGAGTACACACCGGAGCAGGTGATCGAGATCGTTACCGCTTCGGGATTGCGCGGCCGCGGCGGTGCTGGCTTCCCGGCGGGCAGAAAGTGGAGTTTTATGCCCAAGGATCCAGACATCGAGAAATACGTCTGTGTAAACACAGATGAGGGAGAGCCCGGCACGTTCAAAGACCGCGAACTGGTGGAGAAAGACCCCCATCAAATTATCGAGGGCGTGATTATCGCCAGTTATGCGGTCGGCGCCCACCGCGCCTTTGTTTATATCCGCGGGGAATTCTTCCTTGGCGTAAAGCGCTGGATTAAGGCCATTGATGATGCCTACGCCAAGGGTTTCCTGGGCAAGAATATCTTGGGTAGTGGCTTTTCCTTAGATCTATCTGTGCACCGCGGCGCTGGCGCTTACATTTGCGGTGAAGAAACTGCCCTGATCGAATCGTTGGAGGGCAAACGTGGTGAGCCCCGGAAGAAGCCACCTTACCCTGCAAGCGTGGGCTTGTGGGGCAAACCGACCCTGGTGCACAATGTAGAGACGTTGGCCAATGTCCCCCATATCATCAACCGGGGTGCTAAATGGTATACCAGCATGGGCACACCTAAGAGCACTGGCCCCAAGATTTTCTGCGTTAGCGGGCATGTCAGGAACCGCGGCATATTCGAACTGCCACTTGGAGTACCCTTGAGGGAGATCATTTACGAGCATGCTGGTGGGATGGCTTTCGACAAAAAGTTGAAAGCCATCATCCCTGGCGGTGCTTCCACGCCTATGCTCACGCCGGACCAGATAGATATCACTATGGATTTTGAATCGCTGGAGGCGGCCGGAAGTATGCTTGGGACCGGGGCGATCATTGTTATGAATGAAGATACTTGCATGGTGGATGTGGCGCGGCGGTTGATGCATTTCTTCGCCCACGAGTCCTGTGGACGTTGCACGCCTTGCCGAGTGGGCACACATCACATGCTGAGTATTCTGGAGCGCCTGGAGCATGGCGAAGGCAAGCCAGAGGATATGGAGAGCTTGGAGGAAATCGCCCGAGGCATGCGGGGCCTGACTTTTTGTCCGATGGGAGATGCGGCAGCAAACCCAATTCTGAGTGGGCTGAAACTCTTCCGGGATGAATATGAATATCATGTCAAACAAAAACGCTGCGCTGTCGCGGCATAG
- a CDS encoding response regulator, with translation MAKILIVDDDPDFVEATRMTLEANGYQVISAGSGDEGLAKVKAEAPDLVILDVIMSSVLDGLSMSQRMQENPEHKRIPILMVTSIANTDYAALFPTDEYISIDGFLSKPVPPAVLLQRVAELLGR, from the coding sequence ATGGCAAAGATTCTAATTGTGGATGATGACCCAGATTTTGTGGAAGCCACGCGTATGACTCTGGAAGCCAATGGTTACCAGGTGATCAGCGCTGGCAGCGGAGATGAGGGCCTGGCCAAAGTGAAAGCAGAAGCACCAGACTTGGTGATCCTGGATGTGATCATGTCATCGGTGTTAGATGGCTTGAGCATGAGCCAGCGCATGCAGGAGAACCCAGAGCATAAGAGAATCCCTATTTTGATGGTTACCTCTATTGCCAACACGGACTACGCAGCGCTGTTCCCGACTGACGAATACATTAGCATCGATGGCTTTCTCTCTAAGCCAGTGCCACCGGCTGTCTTGTTGCAACGCGTTGCGGAACTGTTGGGTCGGTAA
- a CDS encoding ACT domain-containing protein: protein MPKPKIKAGGIIRNEHLAKIGVFSAPDRCGLACDVLRALGDREINVEFIVQCTDLANNSHIVLCVREDVLDAALAALKPVQATVRAQDIVSQRNMAVISIFGPDFRERPAIAAAVFEAMASVGINIIAISTSISTVSCLIDGDKVDDAVVALRDHFELP from the coding sequence ATGCCCAAACCGAAAATCAAAGCCGGCGGTATAATTCGCAATGAACATCTGGCTAAAATAGGCGTTTTTTCTGCCCCTGACCGATGTGGCCTGGCCTGTGATGTGCTACGCGCTCTCGGGGATCGAGAAATCAACGTTGAATTCATCGTCCAATGTACTGACCTGGCAAATAACAGCCATATTGTCTTGTGCGTACGGGAAGATGTGCTCGATGCAGCTCTCGCTGCACTCAAGCCTGTGCAAGCCACGGTAAGGGCACAGGACATCGTCAGCCAGCGCAACATGGCTGTCATTTCCATCTTTGGCCCCGATTTCCGAGAGCGGCCCGCCATAGCAGCGGCAGTTTTTGAGGCCATGGCTTCCGTAGGGATCAACATCATAGCGATCAGCACCTCCATTTCTACGGTCTCGTGCCTCATTGATGGCGATAAGGTGGACGATGCCGTAGTGGCCTTACGGGATCACTTCGAACTCCCTTGA
- a CDS encoding HAMP domain-containing histidine kinase, with the protein MADVLHTPTEQELRDRTDWLIRARWLVASGELFVVLVANYLLPETLPMLSLLATIASLCICNTIFTFYSQQLRSVSASSQHYVRFTHFQLTFDILFLTIFLHFFGGLETPFFIFYLIYVVIASILLPNKTAFIYAGLVSLFYLALLILEWRGLIPHYNLAGFRIPIRFQQPIHIFTAVFTLAATAFPTAYFASNIVARLNEREKELIEANLSCETRAQELAELNARLERLEKDRSQFIRLVTHELRAPVAAIQSYLRLILEGYVPPEKQREIIEKSERRALEQLALISDLLDLARLQERREEERKVELVDVAEVLQGVTDLMQARAEEKDLLFTVQIDPGVPPVQANLEHVKQLWTNLISNAIKYTEPGGIVVVSLSQNPNYVVGMVRDTGIGMTPEQLAHIFEEFYRTDEAKAMERQGTGLGLSIVKRIVETYGGRIWVESEKGKGSKFSFALPKAPSRKGI; encoded by the coding sequence ATGGCTGACGTGTTGCATACACCTACCGAGCAAGAATTAAGGGATCGGACAGACTGGCTGATCCGTGCCCGTTGGCTTGTGGCTTCTGGTGAACTTTTCGTTGTCTTGGTGGCGAACTACCTCTTGCCCGAAACTTTGCCGATGCTCTCCCTTCTGGCCACGATAGCGAGCCTTTGTATATGCAACACCATTTTCACCTTTTACTCCCAGCAGTTACGCTCCGTGAGCGCCTCTTCCCAGCATTACGTTCGCTTCACTCACTTTCAACTCACATTCGACATTCTATTTCTGACGATCTTCCTGCATTTCTTCGGCGGATTAGAAACGCCTTTCTTCATTTTCTATCTCATCTACGTAGTCATCGCTAGCATCCTCTTGCCCAACAAGACCGCTTTCATCTATGCAGGTTTAGTCAGCCTGTTCTATCTCGCCTTGCTCATTTTGGAGTGGCGGGGCTTGATCCCTCACTACAACCTGGCTGGGTTCCGCATCCCGATACGATTCCAACAGCCCATTCACATCTTCACTGCCGTCTTCACCTTGGCCGCCACCGCTTTCCCGACCGCGTATTTCGCCTCCAACATCGTGGCTCGGTTAAACGAAAGGGAAAAGGAGTTGATCGAAGCCAACCTATCCTGTGAGACGAGAGCCCAGGAACTGGCGGAACTGAACGCCCGACTAGAGAGATTGGAAAAGGATAGGTCCCAGTTCATTCGCTTGGTCACGCACGAACTACGAGCCCCTGTGGCTGCCATCCAAAGCTATCTTCGACTGATCCTGGAGGGTTACGTTCCACCCGAGAAGCAACGAGAAATCATCGAGAAATCGGAGCGGCGGGCGCTGGAGCAATTGGCTCTGATTAGCGACCTGCTGGACCTGGCACGATTGCAAGAGCGGCGGGAAGAGGAACGTAAAGTCGAACTAGTGGATGTAGCCGAGGTCTTGCAGGGTGTCACAGACTTAATGCAGGCCCGCGCCGAGGAAAAGGACCTTCTGTTCACAGTGCAGATAGACCCTGGTGTGCCACCAGTACAGGCTAACCTCGAGCATGTTAAGCAACTGTGGACAAACCTCATTAGCAATGCCATCAAGTACACCGAACCCGGCGGCATCGTAGTGGTTAGCCTATCGCAAAATCCCAATTATGTGGTGGGAATGGTGCGTGATACAGGTATTGGCATGACCCCAGAACAGTTGGCGCATATTTTCGAGGAGTTCTACCGCACGGATGAGGCGAAGGCAATGGAGCGCCAGGGTACTGGTCTGGGCCTTTCTATCGTCAAACGCATTGTGGAAACGTACGGTGGAAGAATCTGGGTGGAGTCAGAAAAGGGTAAAGGCAGCAAGTTCAGTTTTGCCTTGCCCAAGGCACCGTCACGAAAGGGTATATAG
- a CDS encoding cyclic nucleotide-binding domain-containing protein produces MVKIETLRASELFSELGDEDLQKIIPLCREEHHAKGAYIFSKGEEANMLYILQEGKVSLEYEVCPQPDACQDTTIVVDQPGDVIGWSALVRPRRLTASARCISDVRLIAIEGKAMNGLMEQDSHIGFVVMKKLAEVISKRLRQAKGLKLDRVMGAL; encoded by the coding sequence ATGGTCAAGATTGAGACATTGCGAGCAAGTGAGTTATTCTCCGAGTTGGGAGACGAAGACTTGCAGAAAATAATCCCCTTGTGCCGCGAGGAACATCACGCCAAAGGAGCGTATATTTTCAGCAAGGGTGAAGAAGCCAATATGCTGTATATCCTCCAAGAAGGCAAGGTGAGCCTGGAATACGAGGTTTGCCCCCAGCCGGATGCCTGCCAGGATACTACGATTGTGGTAGACCAACCGGGTGATGTAATCGGCTGGTCAGCACTGGTGAGGCCGCGCCGACTTACTGCCTCTGCCCGTTGCATCAGCGATGTTCGCCTCATCGCCATTGAGGGCAAAGCCATGAACGGGTTAATGGAACAGGACAGTCACATCGGATTTGTAGTGATGAAGAAACTGGCAGAAGTAATCAGCAAGCGATTGAGACAAGCCAAAGGCTTAAAATTGGATCGCGTGATGGGTGCGTTGTAG
- the hypE gene encoding hydrogenase expression/formation protein HypE, producing MSQDTILLAHGSGGKLTHDLIRAVFVKHFRNPWLDRQDDAAVWALTASTETRLALTTDCYVVQPIFFPGGDIGRLAVCGTVNDLAMVGAQPLYLTAGFILEEGLPLVDLERVVVSMAQTAREAGVEIIAGDTKVVDRGSADSLFINTAGIGVLPAGISISGANAQPGDVVILSGPIGAHGLAILSQREGLRFSFPLNSDCAPLNGLVDAMLKADARIHCLRDPTRGGLATTLNELATQSQVGIEIEEACIPVPEGVKAACELLGLDPLYVANEGKLVAIVPPPAEDSVLAAMHGHQYGQQAAVIGRVTSAHPRRVVLRTTLGAHRVLEMLTGAQLPRIC from the coding sequence ATGTCTCAGGATACTATCCTCCTGGCTCATGGTAGCGGGGGTAAACTCACCCACGACTTGATCCGCGCTGTATTTGTCAAGCACTTCCGAAATCCATGGCTTGATAGACAAGATGACGCAGCGGTTTGGGCTTTGACCGCGTCCACCGAAACGCGACTAGCACTGACCACCGACTGTTATGTGGTCCAACCGATCTTTTTTCCTGGTGGGGACATTGGCAGACTCGCCGTTTGTGGCACGGTTAACGACTTGGCAATGGTAGGCGCACAGCCACTCTATCTGACGGCGGGCTTCATTCTGGAGGAGGGCTTGCCACTGGTGGATCTGGAGCGGGTGGTGGTTTCCATGGCTCAGACAGCGCGCGAGGCTGGTGTAGAGATTATCGCTGGCGACACCAAAGTCGTGGATCGAGGTAGCGCCGATTCGCTCTTTATTAACACGGCAGGGATAGGTGTGCTACCAGCGGGGATTTCCATCTCCGGAGCCAACGCGCAGCCAGGTGACGTGGTCATTCTCAGCGGACCTATTGGGGCTCACGGCCTGGCTATTCTCAGCCAGCGTGAAGGATTGCGTTTCTCATTCCCCCTGAACAGCGATTGCGCCCCGCTGAACGGCCTCGTAGACGCAATGTTAAAAGCAGACGCTCGCATCCATTGTCTGCGCGATCCCACACGCGGTGGCTTGGCAACAACGCTCAATGAACTTGCCACCCAGAGCCAGGTAGGGATTGAGATAGAAGAAGCCTGTATACCAGTACCGGAGGGCGTAAAGGCTGCCTGCGAGTTGCTCGGACTGGACCCACTTTATGTCGCCAATGAGGGCAAATTGGTAGCCATCGTGCCGCCCCCAGCCGAAGACTCTGTCCTGGCAGCAATGCACGGACACCAGTACGGCCAGCAGGCCGCGGTGATCGGCCGCGTCACCTCGGCGCACCCCAGGCGCGTCGTGTTACGCACTACCCTCGGTGCCCATCGGGTTTTGGAGATGCTCACCGGTGCGCAACTGCCACGAATCTGTTGA